A region of Pseudorca crassidens isolate mPseCra1 chromosome 8, mPseCra1.hap1, whole genome shotgun sequence DNA encodes the following proteins:
- the NDUFA5 gene encoding NADH dehydrogenase [ubiquinone] 1 alpha subcomplex subunit 5 → MAGLLKKTTGLVGLAVCESPHERLKILYTKILDVLGQIPKNAAYRKYTEQITNERLSMVKAEPNVKKLEEQLQGGQIEEVILQAENELSLARKMVQWRPWEPLVEEPLANQWKWPI, encoded by the exons ATGGCGGGCTTGCTGAAGAAG ACCACTGGCCTTGTGGGATTGGCTGTATGTGAGAGTCCACACGAG agGCTAAAAATATTGTATACAAAGATTCTTGATGTTCTTGGACAAATCCCTAAAAATGCAGCATATAGAAAGTATACAGAACAGATTACAAATGAGAGGCTGAGTATGGTTAAAGCG GAaccaaatgttaaaaaattagaaGAGCAACTTCAGGGAGGCCAAATAGAAGAGGTGATTCTTCAG GCTGAAAATGAACTAAGTCTGGCAAGAAAAATGGTGCAATGGAGACCATGGGAGCCTTTAGTGGAAGAGCCTCTTGCCAACCAGTGGAAATGGCCAATATAA